In Gossypium raimondii isolate GPD5lz chromosome 12, ASM2569854v1, whole genome shotgun sequence, a single window of DNA contains:
- the LOC105763560 gene encoding pentatricopeptide repeat-containing protein At5g65560: MNGSSIIATIRTSTMRTPAAIMKHVESFHFRCFLLTKPFSSFPSSLPIDPEPPDHDLPLLLHSILSKPNWQKHPSLPKLLPSISPSHVHSLFSLNPYLLPQTALDFSYWISQKPTFKHSVYSYSALLNILVAYKFFGPADKIRLAMIKSSASIHESRFVFELLMEMNKNEQLHSCFKLSLRSYNFLLMSLSKFLMIDEMKSVYSEMLNNRVSPNIFTWNTMVNGYCKIGNVVEAQRYVTKIVQAGLNPDTFTYTSLILGHCRNKDVDSAFRIFRMMPSKGCRRNEVSYTNLIHGLCEAERVDEAIKLFEAMGEDFCYPTVRTYTVIIFGLCETGRKSEGIKLFKEMSQKGCEPNAHTYTVIIDSLCKDNKVDEAREMVGRMLGKGLVPSVVTYNALIDGYCKHGAMEAALEVLGTMESNNCFPNERTYNELIAGFCKKNVHKAMAFLDKMLELKLVPNVVTYNSLIHGQCKMGQLDNAFRLLEMMKENGLVPDQWTYSVLIDSLCKVDRIEEARNLFDSLKEKSLKANEVIYTALIDGYCKVGKIGDANYLLDRMINQGCLPNSCTYNAIIDGLCNMKNMKEALSTVKKMAGMGVKPTVDTYTIFIKWMLKEGDFDHAHGNLDQLISSGCQPDVLTYTAFIRAYCGSGRLKEAEDMMIRMKEEGVFPDSLTYTLLLDAYGCLGLMHSAFDVLKCMFDAGCEPSHHTYSILFKYLLKDRGTKDDSSAVNLVSNGMLFDHADVWKSMEFDTALELFEKMRQHGCVPNANTYGKLIIGLCKVGRFVVVQKLFDHMRDQGISPGEDGYNSLLNCFCELGMYDDAMIVVDLMIKSSQLPYLDSYRQLICGLYDQGDKEKVDTLFANLLRCGYSSDEVAWKILIDGLLKKGLADRCSELLSIMEKMGCQLHPNTYSLLIEGIDGA, encoded by the coding sequence ATGAATGGATCCTCCATCATCGCCACCATCAGAACCTCCACGATGAGAACGCCGGCGGCTATTATGAAACATGTTGAGTCCTTCCATTTCCGCTGCTTCCTCCTCACCAAACCCTTCTCGTCATTCCCTTCATCTCTTCCCATAGACCCTGAGCCACCCGATCACGATCTCCCTTTGCTCCTTCACTCCATTCTCTCCAAACCCAATTGGCAAAAGCACCCTTCCCTCCCTAAACTCCTCCCTTCCATTTCCCCTTCCCATGTCCATTCCCTCTTCTCCCTCAACCCTTATCTTCTCCCCCAAACTGCTCTCGATTTCTCCTATTGGATCTCCCAGAAACCCACTTTCAAACACTCTGTTTATTCCTATTCCGCCCTTTTGAACATCCTTGTTGCTTACAAGTTCTTCGGCCCTGCTGACAAAATACGCCTCGCCATGATCAAATCCTCCGCTTCCATCCACGAATCCCGGTTCGTTTTTGAATTACTAATGGAAATGAATAAGAATGAGCAACTTCATTCCTGTTTTAAGCTTTCCCTTAGATCCTACAATTTTTTGTTGATGTCGTTATCGAAATTCTTGAtgattgatgaaatgaaatcCGTTTATAGTGAGATGTTGAACAATAGGGTTTCACCCAATATTTTTACTTGGAATACTATGGTTAATGGTTATTGTAAGATTGGGAATGTGGTTGAGGCTCAACGCTATGTCACTAAAATCGTCCAAGCGGGATTAAATCCCGATACCTTTACTTATACTTCGTTAATATTGGGGCATTGTAGGAATAAGGATGTAGATAGCGCATTTAGGATTTTTAGAATGATGCCAAGTAAGGGTTGTCGAAGAAATGAGGTTTCGTATACGAATCTTATTCACGGTCTATGTGAGGCTGAACGGGTTGATGAGGCTATTAAGTTGTTTGAGGCGATGGGGGAGGATTTTTGTTATCCTACGGTTCGTACATACACTGTGATTATTTTTGGATTGTGTGAAACTGGGAGGAAGTCAGAAGGAATAAAATTGTTCAAGGAAATGTCACAGAAAGGGTGTGAGCCGAATGCTCATACTTATACAGTAATCATTGATAGCTTATGTAAAGACAATAAGGTTGATGAGGCAAGGGAAATGGTAGGTAGGATGTTAGGGAAAGGGCTGGTTCCAAGTGTGGTCACCTACAATGCTTTGATTGATGGATACTGCAAACATGGAGCAATGGAGGCTGCATTGGAAGTTTTGGGTACGATGGAGTCTAATAATTGTTTTCCCAATGAGCGAACCTATAATGAATTGATAGCTGGGTTTTGTAAGAAGAATGTTCACAAGGCAATGGCATTTCTTGATAAGATGCTTGAACTTAAGCTGGTACCTAATGTGGTCacatataattcattaattcatgGGCAATGTAAAATGGGGCAGTTGGATAATGCCTTTAGGCTGCTTGAGATGATGAAGGAGAATGGTTTGGTTCCTGACCAATGGACTTACAGTGTTCTTATTGACTCCCTTTGTAAAGTTGATAGGATAGAAGAAGCGCGTAATCTCTTTGACTCTCTCAAGGAGAAAAGCTTAAAAGCAAATGAAGTTATATATACTGCTTTGATTGATGGATACTGCAAGGTTGGGAAAATTGGAGATGCTAATTATTTGCTTGATAGAATGATTAATCAGGGCTGCTTGCCAAACTCATGCACTTACAATGCCATTATAGATGGGTTGTGCAACATGAAAAATATGAAGGAAGCATTGTCGACGGTGAAAAAGATGGCAGGGATGGGTGTGAAGCCTACGGTAGATACCTatacaattttcatcaaatGGATGCTTAAAGAAGGTGACTTCGATCATGCGCATGGGAATCTTGATCAACTAATTTCCTCAGGATGTCAACCTGATGTATTAACCTATACTGCTTTTATTCGTGCATATTGTGGTTCAGGGAGACTAAAAGAAGCAGAGGATATGATGATTAGGATGAAGGAAGAAGGAGTTTTTCCTGATTCTTTGACATACACATTACTTCTAGATGCATATGGATGCCTGGGATTGATGCATTCTGCATTTGATgttctcaaatgtatgtttgatGCTGGCTGTGAGCCTTCTCATCATACATACTCTATTTTATTCAAGTATCTGTTGAAGGACCGAGGGACAAAGGATGACAGCTCTGCAGTGAATTTGGTTTCAAATGGCATGTTGTTTGATCATGCTGATGTCTGGAAGTCAATGGAATTTGACACTGCTTTGGAATTGTTTGAGAAAATGCGTCAGCATGGTTGTGTACCCAATGCTAACACTTATGGCAAGCTTATTATAGGACTTTGCAAAGTTGGCCGCTTTGTCGTAGTACAGAAGTTATTTGATCATATGAGAGATCAAGGAATATCTCCTGGTGAAGATGGCTACAACTCTCTTCTTAATTGTTTCTGTGAGTTGGGAATGTATGATGATGCTATGATAGTGGTGGACCTAATGATCAAATCTAGCCAGTTACCCTATCTGGACTCCTACAGGCAACTGATTTGTGGACTATATGATCAAGGGGATAAGGAGAAGGTTGATACACTTTTCGCCAACTTGCTTCGTTGTGGTTATAGTAGTGATGAAGTAGCTTGGAAGATTCTTATTGATGGTTTACTGAAAAAGGGGCTTGCTGATAGATGCAGTGAACTCTTAAGCATCATGGAAAAAATGGGCTGCCAGCTCCACCCTAATACATATTCATTGTTAATTGAAGGAATTGATGGAGCGTAG